The following proteins are co-located in the Komagataeibacter sp. FNDCF1 genome:
- a CDS encoding quinone-dependent dihydroorotate dehydrogenase, producing the protein MNIMSRLILPLMRRLDPEVAHRIALDALHLGLGGVVRPGNDDPALSVRAMGLRFPNPIGMAAGFDKNAQVVRPLARSGFGFVEAGTVTPRPQPGNPQPRLFRLTQDRAIINRMGFNNQGIDRFAVRMARLHRVSSPRRAPAGARVPVGANLGINKTGADPERDYPMLVGRVKHYADYIVINLSSPNTPGLRDLLEASRLKGILDAISAAHPERPPLLVKLSPDIAHDDVPAVVEAAIAGGVQGLIVSNTTISRPAGLLGPHADETGGLSGRPLRALAQDMLARVAKVAAGRVALVACGGIETGADIVDRVRMGADLVQVYTAYVYEGPAILDRLKAETRRALRAHGFETLADARGTAL; encoded by the coding sequence ATGAATATTATGTCGCGCCTGATTCTGCCGCTGATGCGCCGCCTGGACCCCGAGGTCGCCCATCGTATCGCCCTTGATGCCCTGCACCTTGGTCTGGGCGGGGTCGTTCGTCCCGGCAATGATGATCCGGCCCTGTCGGTACGGGCCATGGGGCTGCGTTTTCCAAACCCCATCGGCATGGCGGCGGGCTTTGACAAGAATGCCCAGGTTGTCCGCCCGCTGGCGCGCTCGGGTTTCGGGTTTGTGGAGGCCGGGACCGTCACACCCCGCCCGCAGCCGGGCAACCCGCAGCCGCGCCTGTTCCGCCTGACGCAGGACCGCGCCATCATCAATCGCATGGGCTTCAACAATCAGGGTATCGACCGTTTTGCCGTGCGCATGGCGCGGCTGCATCGCGTATCCTCGCCGCGCCGCGCACCGGCGGGTGCGCGCGTACCGGTGGGGGCCAATCTTGGCATCAACAAGACCGGCGCCGACCCCGAGCGCGATTACCCGATGCTGGTCGGGCGCGTGAAGCATTATGCCGATTACATTGTCATCAACCTTTCATCCCCCAACACGCCGGGGCTGCGTGACCTGCTGGAGGCCTCGCGGCTGAAGGGCATTCTGGATGCGATCAGCGCCGCCCACCCCGAACGGCCGCCGCTGCTGGTCAAGCTCTCGCCCGATATCGCGCATGATGACGTGCCCGCCGTGGTCGAGGCCGCCATTGCGGGCGGCGTGCAGGGGCTGATCGTGTCCAACACCACCATCTCGCGCCCGGCCGGGCTGCTCGGCCCCCATGCGGATGAGACGGGGGGCCTGTCCGGTCGCCCGCTGCGTGCGCTGGCACAGGACATGCTGGCACGCGTGGCGAAGGTTGCTGCCGGACGCGTGGCGCTGGTGGCATGTGGCGGGATCGAAACCGGGGCCGACATCGTGGACCGCGTGCGCATGGGTGCCGATCTGGTGCAGGTCTATACCGCGTATGTGTATGAAGGACCGGCAATCCTCGATCGCCTGAAGGCCGAGACCCGCCGCGCCCTGCGCGCCCATGGTTTCGAGACACTGGCCGATGCCAGGGGGACGGCGCTGTGA
- a CDS encoding major royal jelly family protein: MTMSMHRWGRPGAIVSLLVALGGVAQAAPPAPAVTNRDHGIASSGPFEVVARFEGPGPSGVAVTHGRVFVGFPRHAVNHRGATLAELKDGRLYPYPDAAHSMPSDRPAADRLMSIHGMTTDTQGRLWAIDDGKLAGQPLAPGAAKVIGIDPATNRIFASIVLHAPTLLPDSHMNDLRVDLTHGAQGTVYVTDSSFGMSPALVVVDIATGRQRRVLADHPSIKAERGFMAVVEGRPLVFDPPRHPPAFVWGGVDGITLSPDQSTLYYSQLTGRRLYSIPTSLLSDFSRDDAGLAAGIRDLGEKGVADGLANDAQGRIYTTNFEHDAIFRRNTDGSFDTMVHDPRILSPDGIFVDGGMVYCTLGQWNRLGGMNGGHDLRVPPYYLIRFPTDQAPAVDASKPAPDQSGDRSDGMAHDTLNK, from the coding sequence ATGACAATGTCCATGCACAGGTGGGGCAGGCCGGGTGCCATCGTGTCACTGCTGGTGGCGCTGGGTGGCGTGGCACAGGCGGCCCCGCCCGCACCGGCGGTAACCAACCGGGACCATGGCATCGCCTCCTCCGGCCCGTTCGAGGTCGTGGCCCGGTTCGAGGGGCCGGGGCCATCGGGCGTTGCGGTCACCCATGGGCGGGTGTTCGTGGGCTTTCCCCGCCATGCGGTCAACCACAGGGGGGCAACGCTGGCGGAACTCAAGGACGGCAGGCTTTATCCCTATCCCGATGCGGCGCACAGCATGCCCTCCGACCGCCCGGCGGCGGACAGGCTCATGTCCATCCACGGCATGACCACCGATACGCAGGGCCGCCTGTGGGCCATTGATGATGGCAAGCTGGCGGGCCAGCCGCTGGCACCGGGGGCGGCCAAGGTCATCGGGATCGATCCGGCCACCAACCGCATCTTTGCCAGCATCGTGCTGCACGCGCCCACCCTGCTGCCCGACAGCCACATGAACGACCTGCGCGTCGACCTGACCCATGGGGCGCAGGGCACGGTCTATGTCACCGATTCCTCGTTCGGCATGTCACCTGCCCTTGTGGTGGTGGATATTGCTACCGGCCGCCAGCGCCGGGTGCTGGCCGACCACCCTTCCATCAAGGCCGAGCGCGGCTTCATGGCGGTGGTGGAAGGACGACCGCTGGTGTTCGACCCGCCACGGCACCCGCCTGCCTTCGTATGGGGCGGGGTGGATGGCATCACCCTCTCGCCCGATCAGAGCACGCTGTATTACAGCCAGTTGACCGGCAGGCGGCTGTACAGCATTCCCACCAGCCTGCTGTCCGATTTTTCCAGGGATGATGCAGGGCTTGCCGCCGGTATCCGTGACCTGGGGGAAAAGGGCGTGGCCGACGGGCTGGCCAATGATGCGCAGGGGCGCATCTATACCACCAATTTCGAGCACGATGCCATTTTCCGCCGTAATACCGATGGTTCGTTCGATACCATGGTGCACGACCCGCGCATCCTCTCGCCTGATGGCATATTTGTTGACGGTGGCATGGTCTACTGCACGCTGGGGCAGTGGAACCGGCTGGGCGGGATGAACGGTGGGCATGACCTGCGGGTGCCGCCCTATTACCTGATCCGCTTCCCTACCGATCAGGCCCCTGCGGTGGATGCCTCGAAACCCGCACCGGACCAGTCGGGCGACCGGTCGGACGGAATGGCCCATGACACATTGAATAAGTAA